The Erpetoichthys calabaricus chromosome 16, fErpCal1.3, whole genome shotgun sequence sequence CACAGATGTCAGTCAGTAAGCAGAATATTAGGCATCCTGCTTATGCTGAATGAGTGAATTTGGATTCTATCCAATTCAACACATGCCCACATGAGGTTGTTCTGCATTCGTAGCTACAGTTCAGCAGCAGAATATTACATGGGATTTTCTCTCCGGCTGTATCAAGAGTACCTCAAGAAGGACTGAAGGAAAGAGTTATTGATACTTGATTGAAAGGAATGATTATGTATTTGAAAGTTGGAGGGGCTTGATCAATCCCTGTGAAGGTTACTTTGAAGATTGCTAGGGAACCGATATGTGCTGAAAGGTTCTGAGCTATTTTGAAATTGTCATTTGCAAAATGTTTGCAATGGCAGACATATCTTGATAATTATACAACATGTTCAGTGCTATGTCTAGCACAGGATTTATTTAATGATAAAGTGCCTATGCCAACTTGAATGTGGCATTAAGTTTATTCCACAGTGCCTTTTCTAGATGCCATAATGCATCACATCATGTCAGCTTTTAAAAATTtatcttgtattttttaaatacagatgctaaatataactttttataatgttgtatatctgtgtgttttgacattaattttatttaatatatgaaaTGGCTGTAAGAGCTATTTACATTCTTGCTGTTAACTTCAGAAAGAACAGATTGGAGTTTTAAGAATTCATTTATGTGTTTAGCCTTTTTAAAACTGCATAGGCCTCCAGAGAGACATTTGCATGATCAGATTATCCATGTTCACTgttctattattttttatcagaATGGTTACAGCATACATATAGGTTGCTGTGATTCCCAGGAACAAAAAACTACTTTAATGGTGTATTGTTTTTGATTTCACTGTCATTTGTGTGAATGTATGTTGCTAGCCTAGACGGCCATCATGATGCCACCCAGTTTTTCTATGGGTATCTTAAAGGTGAAGGGCAGTTTCTAAATTGCATGTAAACAATCTTATCACTGATAATATATCCGTTCAGATTGACTGCttgtaaaatgtatgtttttaaatgtttaattattttaaatagaagATATTTGCTGTCAGACTTTTACTTGTCTATAATGGAAAGCAACTCAGCAAAAATTGTCAGTTTTTCCATAGGTTGTCTTATGTTTAAAAATCAGTTATTGTGGTTTCATCTGGTAGTACGCAAGTaagatacttttttctttttttaatgaaaagagtaatgctgttttttgttttatatactttGTGAAAATTGCAAAATGGCAGCAAGTGTTTAATTTTGTAATGATCTGGATTAGATATGTTGCCATACATCAGTTACTCTTTGCAGGTTTGTCCATAAAAATTGATTCAGAATTTATCCATTGTATAGAAAACAATTGCCTCCACCATATTCATAGCTCACATAAATCTGAGCTTCAATATTATCACCCTACAAGtagattaacattttattttcagtcttaAGAAGGCCCTTTATAAAATGTCTCTCTTATTGTTTTTTGTCAGAAAGGCTAAGACTGTAAATTAGATGAAGACggtacttaaaaataaatgttttcccaATTAAAAAAAGCGGGTTAGcttaaataagttaaataaattctgctcattttttttctgaagttaaaGCATAAAGTATGGTTACAGACATCACTTTGATCCTCATACTACTAAgtttaatattaaagtgaaataattattttatcagttGAATTTTTGCTATAAAGTTACTGAATTAATTGTAAAGTTTAGTTATCTACAGACCTACAGTGTACACTTGTGTTTCCTATCCTCAGAATGCAAACATACAattctaaatgtttatttttcagaaataagCCTGCCATCAGTAATATTGGCTATACTTGTGAAGAgtacttgtatttgtttttgcatttccaatttagggtgttttcttgccatttgaaCATTTATGTGCAAAATTGAATCAAGTATTTTTGGTGACAGATTATTCTGTACACAGTGTACAAATGTATGTGCTCAACAGTGTAGTTGTTCTTTTAATATTGCACTATTTTATATTAACCTATTTAAAATGTACAAGATACAAGATTTTTTAGTCTTGTAGGTGTCCCATTTAACTTTTTCCTTCTTGCGTGCCAATGAAATCCATTCTGGTTTTGAGCTTTTATTGTGAATGTACAATCCTAGTGTGCATGGCAATATGTCATTTGGATCATGAAAGTCAGCCTGGTAACATTCACTCATTTTGGTGCCAGCTATATATGGTACAAATTTTAGATTTAAACTATaggttaatattttaataaaagattTAGTAAGCATTTGAGCATGATTAACTTAATTGACAgaaaaagcacattttaattCCATTCAACTAACACAGTCTACAGAGTAACAGAATTACATGCATAAATGAGTTTTAATATGATGAAAGGAAAGATATGAAGTCAAATGACAtatggttaaataaataaatataccgcATCAACATGTTGCTTTCAACCACAAATTAACAACTAAACAAATGACTCAACCAAacaatagttttatttataaatggtTAATTCTTAGATCTGTTATTTATACCTTGTTGTTCCTTGGTATATAACATTTTGCACATTGAAGTCAAATTATTTTGTAGGGTTCAGATTTCATAAATGTGTCAGTCTAAAATTACACAGTAAAATTGCACTTGCATGAACACAGTGGTAATTTAAGGAAAGTGCAAgtcagttatttttcttttgcaatgTGTTCTGAATAAAGACATTCAAATTTGTATTTATCACTAATTGTACAGTAaaaattacagtacagtacattttgCCACACTGAAAAGTGATTATCCtctatattttaagttttattccatATAAGATTGTTTACAGGTATGTGTAGGTTATTCTTTGTTATCTATAGCCACTGTTTATTAATTAGTCATTGCAAATTCAAATATCTGAGAGTCTCAGAAATAGGATTTTAAACTGCAATTTTACAAATACTACCTTAGAGTAGTATGGGTGAGGGAGGAAAATTTGCTTGATATTTTGATGTCTGTAGAATTAAGACCTATTTTTGCTTTATTCCATGATTATGTCTCTAACAAACATCTGAAACtttgtcagtgttttttttttttaatactgaattttatttttagtacaaTTACTGAATTAGGATGAATGTCTTGAAAGTGCATTATGTATGAGTAGCTGAAGGAAGTTGGTGCACCTGAAACTCTGCAAATTTTTAAGTGAGATATATTTTTGTTGTCATCCATAGTATTTTGATAGCATGTTATATGTAACTGTGAAttggtaaaaacagaaaaatgcaactaaaaaattcaatttttgatGGAATTTTAACTATCAATTACGCAACTACTGAAATGCAGCCTTTGGTTTTGCATTTGATGTTTGCAGGCATTGTATACAATTATCTTTGCATTTACTGTTTCTCATTTAAAAGTGAATTcaaaatattgttattttgtgGGTACAAAATATAGCCATGGAAGCTataaaaatgtactgtttgtgacaatatttaattctttactcACTAAAGTTTAAAAGTTCTGCATTGCAGTAAATGGTAATTCAGTCTTTCATTTCCCTGCAACTGGATTTTATTATTTGacctttttgaattttaaaaaggcatCTTGTTTTATATTTCACATTAACTTTATGAATTTGAGAATTCATCTTCTAATACATTGTTTCTGTAGATGTGTCATTTGATTTACTTTTGGACTTTGTATATGTTCATAGGCAACCAGTAAAAGACAACGGAGTATGAATTCTATATAAGAAATCAATGTTTATGTTGTTTGTAATGTGttttataacaaaagaaaaagggaaaatctTTGCATATTTATTGTTATCTTTACTagattgcagtttcttcattggAAATGAGCTGTCTCAGTAGGTTTCAAATAACAAATCACTGTTGGACAGGAAAACACTTTTCTTTACTAGGTAATTATTTTCCAAGCTATTTGTGTAATGTTGGGAATATTCAtgcttttaataaagaaaatactttgtcatggtgtaccattttatttgtaattaaccaatgttgttgcctttttttaagttatatgatgaaatagttaaaaaaatgtttctgaaaagCACAACTAAATTTGTGCTGATGACACTTTATCTTCTctatattttacaaatttattttgagTATTATGACAAGGCACCGCCAAATACTTATTGTATTGCTTTTTGTACAGTACATGAGGGTTTGTGCAGTAGAATGCATTTCCAGAgttaggtaaaaaaaataaatatatacagttagaTCATGTCACTTGTACATCACTATCTATTAGCATTCACCAGGAGCATTAAACAAAGTATTAAACACCATGTCTCAACCTCTGTGTTACAGGAACCGCTGTGATCTTGATTAGCAGGAGGAaggcattttgttatgtttttgttgtaCTTCAAAATGAACACCATTTCCTATCTGACACTTTGTATTACCAATGTGGAGTGGAGTTTTACATAAAATTTGAAGGAAGTGGCATCATTCTTTGCTTTATCAACTTAGGCTTTTTAGAAAGCAGTGATGTTATGCAAAAATGTGACAGCTCTCCACCCTTTATTGATGCCTAACTTTGTATAATCCAATTTGAATTTTAGGCACAGTTAACACAGAAAAACCAAATGTCTATTGTCCATGGCTTTACTGAAATGCTGAATACTAAATTTATTGCACAGTAGAGTGTATTTTTTTACTATTAcctttattttgtataaaaaagaaatgttcaccacaacaaaaaattaaacattatcaGTACATTCACAGTTGTTATTTTAAACTTCTTAGGAAAAGCAGCATTATTTAACTTGAAATTTGCACTGAGCTAAACTCTAAAGAATTGTATTCTGTAGGGTTTAgtaaatcatttttatgaaatgCAGCAGTATTGTTCAACCTTAATCATTGTAAAAATGCAAGTATTGTAGATTTAGTAAAGTACAAAAAGCCTGAGAACTTGGGAAATAGGAGATTGCTGAGGATAGGGTGGCTTGGTCAGTCCATTTTagcatgttgccaccaccatCCACACCAGACAATGTGAATCTGAAGTGAAGTGTAATTTTAATGCCCTAGTAtgcattttacaaagaaaatccaaTCACTCTAATCCAAGACATACCATTGTGAACATTGATGAAAAACTAAGAAGGATTGGCTAGATAGAAACATAAGTGAGAAGGTACAGATCAGAGGTATCGGCAGGTATATGCGGATGTCCATTTGCATATGATATAAGGTATATTAAGACATTACTTTGCATGTGCAGTATTCGTCTATAACATAATAAATTACAGTTTCAGTCAATTCTGAAAGGGCAGAAAACATTCTGATTCTAAAATCCTTCATAGCCTTTAAATTAATatcttttcattgtgtttttcctGGGTGGAGGAGGTGGACGGCTCTTGATATTCTCACATTTTGGAATATGCCTCTCGGCCACTCTAGGAGCAAATTTCCGGCTGCAGTGTGGGCAAGGAATGTAGTCTGGGTTGTCATCTGGTGGAAGAGGGGGCAGGTCAGATACCTTTCCACCCTTTTGGACAATTTTCTGCACCTCTCTAGACTGTTGGAGATTACGAATGAATGATTCATGCTTCTGTCTCCAGTTGTTTTTTGGctgaaaattgagaaaaaaatgaaaatgaggaaAAGTTAGAAATTCTACAGTGGATACTGTAATTCAAAGCCTTCATCTTCAAATTGGCTTTGATCAGGTAGCATAAAAAAGCCAAATATGCAAATGTGTAAAATCTTGACAATTTGAAGTATCCTTGAAGAGTCCACACAAAAATGAATAAGTAAACTGTAATACTAGCCCCAGAGTAACTGCTCATGGCCAGAACATGAGTTCCTACTGTCTATTAAAAGAATCATATTTATCAGCTTTAGCAGTGTGGTTGACAGGTaaaattacatttgtcatttggtAAAAAGTTAGTACCGCTGATTTCATAAAGTTACTCATTTAAGATTtccaaacattttaatacaatagaatacaatagGGGTTTGTGTAGGCTTAATTTTTCCATTCGctcttaattagaaagcaaaagATGAAAGCCTAatagtgaatttatttttatgtacaatTTTCTACCTTTTGATCATCATACTAATTTGAATAATATAGAGTATATGTTTAACCACTTGAAGTTGTTTTTGCAGTGCTGCATGTGATTAAAGCCCAGTTCAGTAGCACTGCTGGTGTTTCCtacacaaatgtaaaaataacctGTCTCAATGAATCCAAATCATActgatatttaaataataaaatcccAAGAAGCAGCTAATATGCTTATAGAAAAAAGTATATTATAAGTCCATTAATATAAAATTGATCAGCTCACTACAGCTCATCATCATTTACCTTTAAAgatcaggaaacaaatcaatattaTAACATTTTCCATGTAAAAGTCAGgttttttaacataaaatgagAGATGAGCCTAGAGCTTATCTTGGTCAATAAAATCTTTCTTTTAGCTGGTATACTTATACTtccattgttgttgtttttttcaaaatgcaGACCTAGGTAGTTCTGACAAGGGGAATGAAAATGTGATTTTAGGTGAAACGTGTATGCAAATACAGCACATTGATTTGGGCATAACTTCTTAACATACAATTAGTACATGAGTGAATATGTAAGTAATCACTACTTGACATCATAAGCAGGGACAGTATGCACAAAGGCACCCAAGATAACATTCTTTGATGACTAAATCTTCTGGACATGAATATACCTTCATTCTCTCACTTTTGTTGTGCTCTAGGTCCCCAAAGCATTTACACTGCCCTTAAACAATCTGCTTACCTTAATCATTTAAaggattttgcacattttatatgAATGACAAAGGAAgggtcatttttttcattcagatTCTGAATTTTGCATACTCTTGCACATCTCCCATTTTATAATGGTGGAGGCTAAATTTAAAGCTTAACAGTTGAAGCAAAGACATCCCTGATCAGATCCACATATAGTCATTATCTTTAGTTTGTGTTCTACTACTGTCATTTCCACTTAGGAGACATGCAATGAAGAATCTCATTGTATGGTGaacacatgataaaaaaaaacttgaaataggCTAGGATGAGAACATGCATCCCTGTGGCTGTGGAATAGTGCCATGGCCATCACTTGACTTTGCCACCTAGACTAACACCTATGGagttaaaagaaattaattttacacCCTTGTCTTAATAGATtttacccttctatttttttttaactcatttagTTAGATTTTGAGAATTGGTATAGTGGTTAGCACTTTTTGGGTATTCTGGGTTtaattgtttataatttttttatgagTAATTCAACTAAGTTGAAGTAAATCTGCTGCTCTGTATGCAATTGTTAACTCTCATCTGTTTTTCCACTCATATGGCTGTACCTGCATCTCTTTCAGTCCCTAGACATGCcttcattttctctctttctctacaCTTTGTCTGCTTTTGGCCCCCAAAATGCTTATATACTGCCCTTAAGCTATTTGTCAAcatatatgcaacatattggacACATTAAAAGTGACATGAGTACAGTACCTTTGGGGGTGTGCTAATTGTGCGTCTGTTTTTGTTGAACTGTTCCAGGTCAGTTCCTTGAGCTCTGTGTTTGGAAGAATCAAAGGCCTTCCTTTTGGAGTACTGCATCTTCATACAAACTTGACTGTGCTTTTCTAGTCTCTCCACAGCAAATTTTCGGTTGCAAGAATGACAGACCACCAGCTGCGAGTCTGCATCTTGCAAGGCATCCTCAAAGATCTGTTGTGTGTTTTTGGTGCTCTCAAATTCTTTCTGGCTGCCTGTGCTTATATAGCCATCCATGTATCCTATATCTTGGTTATTGCTCATTGCACTTCTGATGGTGCCAAATTGAGGACTTTGTACATTTTGAACACTCACATATTTTTGGTGAGTATGTAGGTCATCATAAGAATTTGGATTCATTCCATCTGCTTTGCCAGTGTTTGCTATTACATTGCTATAAGGTTTATTGCTTTTGGCAATTCTTCTTTCAGTTGTCTCCACACCATATAGCTGATCTTGTATTTGCCTCCTGTCATTTGCTTCCTTAGGTTGACTTGTTCGTCTATGAGCTCTGTATGTGCCTTGGTATTCGTGCTTCCACTCACCATCTGACTCTTCTAATAGATAATCATAGTGATGCAGCTGGCTTCTTTTTCTTTGCAtcatctgttctttttctttcttttcctcctctTCAATTAGCTCCCTTTCCCTCTGGATCCTCCTTAATTCCTCCTCTGTCCTTCTCAGCTTCTCTCGAAGGAGAGCCTCTTTCCTATGGATCTCTTCTTCGAGGTTCTGCTCAGCTTCTTCTGCTCGCTGTTGCTGGGCCCTTATTGACTCAGACTTAGAAGAACCACCTCTTGAATTGCTGTATGGATCTGCATAGTGCACCATATCTTCTAAGTTTTGGCCTTCAAAGGTCTTTCTCACCACTTTTGCATTGTATCTTGTATCTGTGGGGGCAGACGGCACAGAAGGGAATCTGGTAGTCTCCCTCTTTTCTTTACCTTGTGGAACAAATACATTATTCAGGCTAGCAGATTTTCTGTAGTAAACCGGTTTAAGCGGGTGTGCCCTGTCCACACCAGATGTTTTCTTGGAACCTGAAAGGGATGCTGCTCTGTGTTCAAAATGGTCATCATAATTATGTCTGATTTGAGTCCCTGCAGAATTGTATCCCCTTTGCTGAATGCCTCCATGCTTGTTGCTCCTAACTTTATATTCAGATGGTGGAGTCTGGTGACTGAATGTATTTCTTACTCTGGAGAGAGCCGCCTGTTGCTGTTGGTCATACAGAGCAatcatttttctttccttctcctgAAGCTGTTTTTGCTGAAAATTGCTTTTCAGCAGTTCCAACCTGGACTGTGTTTTTGATGAGTGCTGCGCTGGCAGAGTTGAGTTTATGTTTCGTTCATATGAAGGTAAGTTGTCAATATGGGGATATGGAGCCATCTTCAGGTTAGCCATTCAGATTTCAGGTTCAGGCCTAATAcatgaatataatcaataaagGATAAGATGAAGAAGTCATAAATACTTACAATAATTATGGAATGTCAAAGAGTCATGCTATAAAATGCTTGTATGATTTTCTCAACCTTTTAAAATAGTTTTCTATTGAAGAACCatgcattttttcttatttttaaatctgAATTTAATAGTGAAATTGAGTGTGCTTCCCTAATCCACCCATTTTCTGCACATGCATTTTCCAGTGTCCCTGGACAAACATCAGGACCCAACATTTGACTTCTTTCAGTCACAGGTCACACCTACACTCACATACATTCACAGGCCAATTGAAAGTTGCTGTCTCACACATCTTGGGCATGAGGAGGAAACCCAGAGAATATCTACAGTGGGAGAATGGGAAAGCTTCACACCAAGTGAACTCGGAGCCCTAtagttgtgagacagcagtgccaccATTTCCAAGATAATTCATTATGAAATTAGCATTCACTATTCTGTTTTCTAGTTTTCCTAGTTGTCTTCTTCGACCAGGTGTAATTAGCATGGAACGTTATTCCTGTTTTCttgttaattaattcattatttgaatGCACTGATCAGAACATAAAAGAGAtgtattatcttttttatttttattaacatttgtaTATAGTCATCAAAAATGTTTAACCCTTTTTTACATGGCTTGATGAACGACCTGACAGGTTTGGCCACAGCATAAATTCACTCTGAGTAGaaatctcactttttttttttattttataataaaattctgaaatgtattttagtcATATTATTTAACTTCTGGTTGACATTGTGATGCAGTTTATAGCACTGTTGCTTCAATAACTCAAAATTGTAGATTCAATTCCCATGCCTGGACATTGTACACACAGAGTTAacatgttctacccatgtctacatgggttttggTCCCACATCTGTAAAGACAGGCACATAAGGTGCGGTGTTTAAAAGAATGGACTCatacagaaatgttcatgtttttaatagaaattgGTACCTTTTTATCAAGGTACAGTActgttaaattgatttttaaaatacagccaagatCCAGTActgttaaattgatttttaaaatacagccaagatGTTATTGGttactaatttttaatttattattcacatatcactgcaaagccccattttcagatACAATTCTTTTAGTGCCCTACTGGTACCTCCCACAGCTTATTTGTAGTTAGTCATGAAAACCTTTGTTACTTGCATTATCACCACTGAAGCTCGTTATTCTCTTCAATAAAAGAAGAATTATTTgtgggttgcaaggtactggcaatGTTCAgttctattttaaaaaatggtcaaaatgaaATAGCATTCACGAGAAACAGGccaatgtgttttcttttatttttatttgcagaaTGAGGATTATATGAGAGGTTGCAAAGAAACTGGACACTTCATCCAAAGGtatctattactgtcttgagagaagaaggCAAACTGAATCTAATcagaatagaaaaagaaggggaagacCCAGATGGTCATCTGCATAAGAGGATAGTTTGAGAAACATACTGTATGCCTTACAGGTCCTCTGTTAGCTTCTTCCTTAAATATATGTCTGATACCAATGTCAGCTGTAGCTTTTATGTCAGCAGCTCGTCTTTCGCGATTATGACATTTAATATAACCGGAAGTGACTTTACCCATTTATGGCTCCTGGAGGAAAAAATGCAGAAGTGTGAAATGGGCTAATTACAaaagtttctctaataaccaatagGCATTTGTCTACTTCAGGGCAGTGAAGGAATGGCTGCAGTTGTAAGTCAATTTAATAgtatcttaattaaaaaaatgt is a genomic window containing:
- the zc2hc1c gene encoding zinc finger C2HC domain-containing protein 1C — encoded protein: MANLKMAPYPHIDNLPSYERNINSTLPAQHSSKTQSRLELLKSNFQQKQLQEKERKMIALYDQQQQAALSRVRNTFSHQTPPSEYKVRSNKHGGIQQRGYNSAGTQIRHNYDDHFEHRAASLSGSKKTSGVDRAHPLKPVYYRKSASLNNVFVPQGKEKRETTRFPSVPSAPTDTRYNAKVVRKTFEGQNLEDMVHYADPYSNSRGGSSKSESIRAQQQRAEEAEQNLEEEIHRKEALLREKLRRTEEELRRIQRERELIEEEEKKEKEQMMQRKRSQLHHYDYLLEESDGEWKHEYQGTYRAHRRTSQPKEANDRRQIQDQLYGVETTERRIAKSNKPYSNVIANTGKADGMNPNSYDDLHTHQKYVSVQNVQSPQFGTIRSAMSNNQDIGYMDGYISTGSQKEFESTKNTQQIFEDALQDADSQLVVCHSCNRKFAVERLEKHSQVCMKMQYSKRKAFDSSKHRAQGTDLEQFNKNRRTISTPPKPKNNWRQKHESFIRNLQQSREVQKIVQKGGKVSDLPPLPPDDNPDYIPCPHCSRKFAPRVAERHIPKCENIKSRPPPPPRKNTMKRY